CTGCATTTCCGCGAGTATTTCACGCCTTTTCTGCATGTCTCTGAGATGCTGCGCAACCTCGTAGACAGAGCGTAGGAGATCCTCTGGCTGCAAATCAGTCTCTTTCTTGCGACCGGAAAGATGTCGTTGGAGTTCGTTGAGGTCATTTTTGAGCTCCTTGACCTCAAAGAGAGCGGCTTCTTGAGAAGTATCAATTTTTTCAGAAAGTTCCTTGTAGATGATGCGTAATTTCTGTTTGGACATGAGACCTGCTTTCAACCTTGCTGTTACCCCGGGAATTGTATCTAGCCGAGTCTAGGCTAGCGCATTTTTCCATTCTTTCGCAACCGCTTGTCGCATCATTTTTCGCTGATGTTCGCCCTGCCGTCGGTTAATTCAGTGAGTCTGTCTATGAATTTGCCCAGATGCTCTTCCGGCATTTCCAGTGTAAAACCAGCCGTATCCGTGAATTCTTCGGTCAGAATTTCAGCTTCGAAGTCAGGCAGCATCCGTTTGAACAGCGTTACTGATTGATACGGAATGGTGACTGAACGGGTTGTCGTCTCGACCATCTCCTTGGTAGGTAGGGTCTCAAACCCGAGTTTAACCATCCCGGAGTACGCCCTGACCAGTCCGCCTGTGCCGAGTTTGGTGCCACCGAAGTATCGGGTTACCACCACTGCTATTTCACCGACTTCGCCATGCAGGAGCATGTTCAGCATGGGTTTACCCGCAGTACCGCTTGGTTCTCCGTCGTCGCTCAAGCCCACAACAGCCGTGTCTCCAGGGGGGCCGGAAGCATAGGCCCAGCAGTTGTGTGTGGCGTCAGGAAATTCCGCTTTGATTCGGCTGATGAAAGCGCGGGCCGACTCCGCGTCCGGTGCATGGTCCATGGATGTAATGAATCGGCTGCGTTTGATTGATTCTTCCACACGGTGGAAATCGGAGGGGATACGATA
The genomic region above belongs to uncultured Pseudodesulfovibrio sp. and contains:
- a CDS encoding YigZ family protein, with protein sequence MADRYRIPSDFHRVEESIKRSRFITSMDHAPDAESARAFISRIKAEFPDATHNCWAYASGPPGDTAVVGLSDDGEPSGTAGKPMLNMLLHGEVGEIAVVVTRYFGGTKLGTGGLVRAYSGMVKLGFETLPTKEMVETTTRSVTIPYQSVTLFKRMLPDFEAEILTEEFTDTAGFTLEMPEEHLGKFIDRLTELTDGRANISEK